One window of the Methylovirgula sp. HY1 genome contains the following:
- a CDS encoding cytidine deaminase → MEPRLDRPKEAIDRLFEAAVAARAHAYAPYSRFAVGAAIRTASGAVFAGANIENAAYPVGLCAEAAAIAAMVVAGEREIAEILILAEGGEPIMPCGACRQRLFEFATPETMIHSAGPAGVALSLTLAELLPHAFGRQSLAP, encoded by the coding sequence ATGGAGCCTCGATTAGATCGGCCCAAGGAAGCAATCGACAGGCTTTTCGAGGCTGCCGTGGCGGCGCGCGCCCATGCCTATGCGCCCTATTCCCGCTTTGCTGTCGGCGCTGCGATCCGGACCGCCTCCGGGGCGGTATTCGCCGGCGCCAATATCGAAAATGCGGCTTATCCGGTGGGGCTTTGCGCCGAGGCCGCGGCGATCGCCGCCATGGTCGTCGCAGGCGAGCGTGAGATCGCCGAAATTCTCATTCTTGCAGAAGGCGGCGAACCGATCATGCCGTGCGGGGCGTGCCGGCAGCGGCTGTTCGAATTCGCCACGCCGGAGACGATGATCCATAGCGCCGGTCCGGCCGGCGTTGCGCTGAGCCTGACGCTCGCCGAGCTTTTGCCGCATGCTTTTGGACGGCAAAGCCTCGCGCCTTGA
- a CDS encoding C40 family peptidase, whose amino-acid sequence MNPLDPRLTPSRPDLAAAHLQGQVVAQRYAAGRPMHLMVECTDLRRAPSRDSAIDSQVLYGEDVVLYEAEAGWAWVQLAHDSYVGYLAHDVLAEGAAQTTHRVAANRSFIYPRPDIKAPILAALPLGGAVRVIDIEGDFARLADGGYVFARHLMRSDETADDFVAVAEGLLGTPYLWGGKSSLGLDCSGLVQLALAQAGINAPRDTDLQQQALGSALALEAASRDLRRGDLIFWKGHVGMMRDAATLLHANAHHMLVASEPLAVARTRIGAKAGGEITAIKRF is encoded by the coding sequence ATGAACCCGCTCGACCCGCGCCTTACGCCGTCACGCCCCGATCTCGCCGCGGCCCATCTTCAGGGCCAAGTGGTGGCACAGCGCTATGCCGCGGGCCGACCGATGCATCTCATGGTCGAATGCACCGACCTGCGTCGCGCGCCGTCGCGCGACTCCGCCATCGATAGCCAGGTCCTCTATGGCGAAGATGTCGTGCTCTATGAGGCGGAGGCGGGCTGGGCCTGGGTGCAGCTCGCACACGATTCCTATGTCGGCTATCTCGCACACGATGTGCTCGCCGAAGGCGCGGCGCAAACAACTCATAGAGTCGCGGCCAATCGCAGCTTCATCTATCCCCGGCCCGATATCAAAGCACCGATCCTGGCGGCGCTGCCCCTTGGCGGTGCCGTAAGGGTCATCGACATCGAAGGCGATTTCGCCCGGCTGGCAGACGGCGGCTATGTCTTTGCGCGCCATCTTATGCGCAGCGACGAAACGGCCGATGATTTCGTCGCCGTCGCGGAAGGCCTGCTCGGCACACCTTACCTCTGGGGCGGCAAATCCAGTCTCGGGCTGGATTGTTCCGGCCTGGTGCAGCTCGCGCTTGCGCAAGCCGGGATCAACGCGCCGCGCGATACGGATCTGCAGCAGCAGGCGCTCGGCAGCGCGCTCGCTCTCGAAGCCGCATCGCGCGATCTCAGACGCGGCGATCTCATTTTTTGGAAAGGCCATGTCGGCATGATGCGCGACGCGGCGACGCTGCTGCATGCCAACGCGCATCACATGCTCGTCGCCAGCGAGCCTCTGGCGGTTGCGCGCACCCGCATCGGTGCGAAGGCCGGCGGCGAAATCACCGCCATCAAAAGATTTTGA
- a CDS encoding M17 family metallopeptidase, with translation MPFHKAEAPADAVPIFFVSAETWPQVRADLPAAPAAFAAACDFEPTPGRLLILPSAEGGLAGVLFGIERKDAKARDPFLPGRLATSLPSGVYRFANQPHDVTLATLAFMLSSYRFTRYKKKDDAQAPELCPPEGVDIERIMRIASAVEFGRDLINTPANDLGPDALETAALKLATRFVAKASVTRGEKLLQMNYPLIHAVGRASDKAPRLVDFVWGPKDAPKVTLVGKGVCFDTGGLDIKPESAMLLMKKDMGGAATALALAQMLMDANASVRLRVIVPIVENAIAGNAMRPGDIYPSRKGLTVEIGNTDAEGRLILADALALADEDAPDLLLDFATLTGAARVALGPDLPPFYTMDEALAAEIARHGMQANDPVWRLPLWDPYDKLIDGKVGNLCNISAGSFAGSITAALFLRRFVEKAKTWAHFDIYAWNPTAKSARPEGAEVQAARLLFDLIEARYGCKAKVNEPNDNRKIVRRVGFLDDDSDEGSAFDDLMP, from the coding sequence ATGCCGTTTCACAAAGCCGAGGCGCCGGCGGATGCCGTGCCGATCTTTTTCGTCAGCGCCGAGACCTGGCCGCAGGTCCGCGCCGATTTGCCGGCAGCCCCCGCCGCCTTCGCCGCCGCCTGCGATTTTGAGCCGACGCCCGGCCGCCTTTTGATCCTGCCCTCGGCTGAGGGCGGTCTTGCCGGCGTGCTGTTCGGCATTGAACGCAAGGATGCGAAAGCGCGCGATCCCTTCTTGCCGGGCCGGCTCGCGACATCGCTGCCGAGCGGCGTCTATCGCTTCGCCAATCAGCCGCACGACGTTACGCTCGCGACGCTCGCCTTCATGCTCTCCTCTTATCGGTTCACGCGTTACAAGAAGAAAGACGATGCCCAGGCCCCGGAACTCTGCCCACCGGAAGGGGTCGACATAGAGCGCATCATGCGGATCGCCAGCGCGGTCGAATTCGGCCGCGATCTGATCAATACACCGGCCAATGATCTCGGCCCCGATGCGCTCGAAACCGCGGCCTTGAAACTCGCGACGCGTTTCGTCGCCAAAGCTTCGGTGACACGCGGCGAAAAACTTCTGCAGATGAATTATCCGCTGATCCATGCGGTCGGGCGCGCCTCGGACAAGGCGCCACGCCTCGTCGACTTCGTCTGGGGACCGAAGGATGCGCCAAAAGTCACGCTTGTCGGCAAAGGCGTCTGTTTCGACACCGGCGGCCTCGACATCAAGCCCGAAAGCGCCATGCTGCTGATGAAGAAGGACATGGGCGGTGCCGCGACCGCGCTCGCCCTGGCGCAAATGCTCATGGATGCCAATGCATCGGTGCGCCTGCGGGTGATTGTGCCCATCGTCGAAAATGCAATCGCCGGCAATGCCATGCGCCCGGGCGACATCTATCCGAGTCGCAAGGGCTTGACCGTCGAGATCGGCAATACGGATGCCGAAGGCCGCCTCATCCTCGCCGATGCGCTGGCCCTCGCCGATGAGGATGCCCCTGACCTTCTTCTCGATTTCGCGACTTTGACAGGCGCGGCGCGCGTGGCGCTCGGCCCGGATCTGCCGCCCTTTTATACGATGGACGAGGCTCTCGCCGCCGAGATCGCGCGGCATGGCATGCAAGCGAATGATCCCGTCTGGCGCCTGCCGCTCTGGGATCCCTATGACAAGCTCATCGACGGCAAGGTCGGCAATCTCTGCAATATTTCCGCCGGTTCCTTCGCCGGCTCCATCACCGCCGCGCTCTTTCTGCGGCGCTTCGTGGAAAAGGCGAAGACTTGGGCGCATTTCGACATTTACGCCTGGAACCCGACGGCGAAATCGGCGCGGCCGGAAGGCGCGGAAGTGCAGGCCGCGCGCCTCTTGTTCGATCTCATCGAGGCGCGCTATGGCTGCAAGGCCAAAGTCAACGAACCGAATGACAACCGCAAGATCGTCCGGCGCGTCGGCTTTCTCGATGATGACAGCGACGAAGGCAGCGCCTTCGATGATCTCATGCCCTGA